In the genome of Legionellales bacterium, one region contains:
- a CDS encoding HigA family addiction module antidote protein yields the protein MKTPLHPGEILLKNFLEPLGISQRQLALHLGWSYARLNEIINLHRGITADSALSLAESLGTTPEYWLMLQLHWDLWHAQKTHVRVKPFAVHQK from the coding sequence ATGAAAACTCCCCTTCATCCTGGTGAAATTTTATTAAAAAATTTTTTGGAGCCATTGGGAATTTCACAAAGACAACTCGCACTGCATTTAGGTTGGAGTTACGCCAGACTGAATGAAATTATTAATTTACACCGCGGCATCACCGCCGACTCTGCATTATCTCTTGCGGAGTCGCTTGGCACAACACCTGAATATTGGTTAATGTTACAGTTGCACTGGGATTTATGGCACGCACAGAAAACTCATGTGCGCGTAAAACCATTTGCAGTCCATCAAAAATAA
- the bla gene encoding class A beta-lactamase, with amino-acid sequence MLQFLKRHCFLIVMMTIFFCVSVFANTPVITLTATQKKFERLEKRLDGKIGVYAIDTNTNHIVAYRENEYFPVQSTAKLMVVAALLKHSEKFKNLLDQKVIYSANDLMAFSPVSKKYLKQGLSLQALAAAAMIYSDNTAANLITKKLGGPKEVTAFAHAIGNLSFDMAHYEGSLNSNPNHHEDAATPKDMALTLQKLTLGDVLTVHLRTQLMAWMRNNTTSYRRIRQATPLGWNVADKTGSGSYGVANDLGILWSPLCKPIVLAIYTVRNHHDEKYRDDIVASITHFVLNEFSKQDLCFQENATA; translated from the coding sequence ATGTTGCAATTTTTAAAACGGCATTGCTTTTTAATCGTTATGATGACGATATTTTTTTGCGTTTCTGTATTTGCTAATACCCCAGTCATAACCTTAACAGCAACGCAAAAAAAATTTGAGAGGCTTGAAAAACGTTTGGATGGAAAAATCGGGGTTTATGCTATCGATACCAATACTAATCACATTGTTGCTTATCGAGAAAATGAGTATTTTCCTGTGCAAAGCACGGCAAAATTAATGGTGGTGGCTGCATTATTAAAACACAGCGAAAAATTTAAAAATCTATTAGATCAAAAAGTCATTTATTCAGCAAACGATTTAATGGCTTTTTCTCCAGTATCAAAAAAATATCTCAAACAGGGACTTTCGTTGCAAGCGCTCGCAGCAGCTGCCATGATTTATAGTGATAATACCGCAGCGAATCTTATTACCAAAAAGCTAGGTGGCCCCAAAGAGGTAACTGCTTTTGCTCATGCTATTGGTAATCTCTCTTTTGATATGGCGCATTACGAAGGCAGTTTAAATTCAAATCCCAATCATCATGAAGACGCTGCTACGCCTAAAGATATGGCGCTAACATTACAAAAATTAACATTGGGTGATGTTTTAACAGTGCATTTACGAACACAGCTCATGGCGTGGATGAGAAATAATACCACCAGCTATCGGCGAATACGTCAAGCAACACCACTGGGATGGAATGTTGCCGATAAAACAGGTTCGGGTAGTTACGGCGTTGCTAATGATCTGGGTATTTTGTGGTCGCCACTGTGTAAACCTATCGTATTAGCCATTTATACAGTACGAAACCATCATGATGAAAAATACCGAGATGATATTGTGGCTTCTATAACTCATTTTGTGTTAAATGAATTTTCAAAACAAGACCTTTGCTTTCAAGAAAATGCAACGGCTTGA
- a CDS encoding Abi family protein has protein sequence MAKKYGLSDGATLSKWLRSLNFIRNVSAHHSRLWNINILEISPCPATWPEMKNKRPFMYFAMMAHLLNVICPNSSWIRRGVELLRNYPLSRNSILTLEDFGICENWDQWLLQRQK, from the coding sequence ATTGCTAAAAAATATGGTCTAAGTGATGGCGCAACACTTTCTAAATGGTTACGTAGTTTAAATTTTATTCGTAATGTTTCAGCTCATCACAGTCGTTTGTGGAATATCAATATATTGGAGATTTCACCGTGTCCAGCAACTTGGCCAGAGATGAAAAATAAGCGACCTTTTATGTATTTCGCTATGATGGCGCATTTGCTAAATGTAATTTGTCCTAACTCAAGTTGGATACGGAGAGGGGTAGAATTACTACGTAATTATCCGCTTTCCCGAAACAGTATATTAACGCTGGAGGACTTTGGAATTTGTGAAAACTGGGATCAATGGCTGCTTCAGAGGCAAAAATGA
- a CDS encoding GyrI-like domain-containing protein has protein sequence MKTEKVELGIIQLVGLSVRTNNQNELDPKTAKIGKLIQHYWENQCADRIQHRISPGVTYSVYTDYASDEHGDYTYFFGEAVDSFTDQTLSQLNTLIIPASHYQKITTQPGKMPEIVITIWQSIWKMSEQELGGKRRYQADFEIYDEKAADLNHAIVDIYVGVVE, from the coding sequence ATGAAAACTGAAAAAGTTGAATTAGGGATTATCCAATTAGTCGGTTTAAGTGTTCGAACGAATAATCAAAACGAACTCGATCCTAAAACCGCTAAAATTGGCAAATTGATCCAACATTATTGGGAAAATCAATGCGCGGATCGCATTCAGCATCGCATTTCTCCCGGTGTTACCTATTCGGTCTACACCGACTATGCCAGCGATGAACACGGCGATTATACGTATTTTTTTGGAGAAGCCGTGGATTCTTTCACCGATCAAACTCTTTCTCAATTGAATACTTTAATAATTCCCGCCTCTCACTATCAAAAAATCACCACACAGCCAGGGAAAATGCCTGAAATAGTGATTACTATTTGGCAATCCATCTGGAAAATGTCCGAACAAGAACTCGGCGGCAAACGCCGCTATCAAGCCGATTTTGAAATTTACGATGAAAAAGCCGCAGACTTAAATCATGCAATCGTAGATATTTATGTGGGTGTGGTTGAATAA
- a CDS encoding oligopeptide:H+ symporter: protein MEMTLENTTSSTKFGKPFWVVWAVELWERFGFYGVQAIITLFFVKSLGYTEAQSFYVFGSFSALAYGFVWLGGWIGDKYLGARRTLVIGAIVLMLSYVLLALSNSHTIFYALSGIIVGNSLFKANPSSIISKMFAKDARALDAAMTYYYMAVNVGSMISMSITPIVAENYGWSSAFWICAAGLFLGLGNFFVSYKALDPYNTEVENRPLNKFRLGVVIIGSIAAAVIIAPLLQFTNICNAIVYTVVTLAFLYYLKITFSMQGIVRKRMIVSFILMLQGILFYVLYNQMPTSLTFFALHNVNNQFFHWHIPAAEYQVLNPIIIVIMSPILAWWYQAQASTHVTKFCIGMTLCAGAFLVLAIPNIYSTTGLISPNWMVLTYFLQSTGELLISGLGLAMVAQLCPEYMSGFVMGMWWLTNMLAGPLGAWVGALTAPTDISAIPSALSSLHVYSHVFLEVGCVTAAVSLLMWMMRPTLNKLIN from the coding sequence ATGGAAATGACATTAGAGAACACAACATCGTCCACAAAATTCGGTAAACCTTTTTGGGTGGTATGGGCAGTCGAGTTGTGGGAACGTTTTGGTTTTTATGGCGTTCAAGCAATCATTACACTTTTTTTTGTGAAATCCCTAGGATACACCGAAGCGCAAAGTTTTTATGTGTTCGGATCATTCAGCGCCTTGGCTTATGGTTTTGTTTGGTTAGGCGGTTGGATTGGCGATAAATATCTGGGCGCCAGAAGAACTTTAGTTATTGGTGCGATTGTGCTAATGCTATCGTATGTCTTGCTCGCGCTTTCGAATTCTCACACGATTTTTTATGCGTTATCAGGAATTATCGTGGGTAATTCTTTATTTAAAGCTAATCCCAGCTCCATTATTTCTAAAATGTTTGCCAAAGATGCGCGCGCGCTCGATGCGGCGATGACGTATTATTACATGGCAGTCAACGTAGGTTCCATGATCTCCATGTCGATAACACCGATTGTGGCCGAAAATTATGGTTGGTCGAGTGCATTTTGGATTTGTGCGGCAGGTTTATTTTTAGGCTTAGGCAATTTTTTTGTTTCTTATAAAGCCCTAGATCCTTATAACACTGAGGTTGAAAATCGTCCGCTGAATAAGTTTAGATTAGGTGTAGTGATTATTGGCAGTATTGCTGCCGCTGTTATCATAGCACCGCTATTGCAATTCACGAATATTTGTAATGCCATCGTTTACACGGTGGTGACGTTAGCCTTTTTATACTATTTAAAAATTACGTTTTCGATGCAAGGAATAGTTCGTAAACGCATGATTGTTTCCTTTATCCTCATGTTGCAAGGCATTTTATTTTACGTCCTCTATAATCAAATGCCGACCTCGCTCACTTTTTTTGCGCTCCATAATGTGAATAATCAATTTTTTCATTGGCACATTCCCGCTGCAGAATATCAAGTCTTAAATCCGATTATCATCGTGATCATGTCCCCCATTTTAGCTTGGTGGTATCAAGCACAAGCCTCTACTCACGTTACTAAATTCTGTATTGGCATGACGCTTTGCGCCGGAGCATTTTTAGTGTTGGCGATCCCTAATATTTACAGCACCACCGGACTCATTTCTCCTAACTGGATGGTATTAACCTATTTCCTACAATCCACCGGCGAACTATTAATTTCAGGGTTAGGTTTAGCCATGGTTGCGCAATTGTGCCCAGAATACATGAGTGGTTTTGTGATGGGGATGTGGTGGTTAACCAATATGTTAGCAGGCCCCTTAGGTGCTTGGGTTGGCGCACTTACTGCCCCCACGGATATTTCCGCCATTCCTTCAGCATTAAGCAGTTTGCATGTTTACAGCCATGTATTTTTGGAAGTTGGCTGTGTGACGGCGGCGGTCTCTTTATTAATGTGGATGATGAGACCCACCTTAAACAAGCTTATTAATTAA
- a CDS encoding ClpXP protease specificity-enhancing factor yields MTSTRPYLIRAFYDWIIDNKCTPYIVIDATKPGAQIPEEYVDDGKIVLNISQLAVRDLSITNRLIEFNAKFSGVPMQVYAPIHSVVAIYAHENGRGMVFSEDDIGEDEPPPPPPSSKGGKPKLTVVK; encoded by the coding sequence GCATTTTACGATTGGATTATCGATAATAAATGCACGCCTTATATCGTAATCGATGCCACCAAACCTGGCGCGCAAATTCCTGAAGAATACGTCGACGATGGTAAAATCGTTTTAAATATTTCACAATTAGCCGTGCGCGATTTATCGATCACCAATCGTCTTATCGAATTCAATGCGAAATTTTCTGGCGTGCCCATGCAAGTTTACGCGCCTATTCATTCTGTGGTCGCGATTTATGCGCATGAAAATGGACGCGGCATGGTTTTTTCCGAAGATGATATCGGCGAAGATGAACCACCGCCGCCACCACCTAGCAGTAAAGGCGGCAAACCTAAGCTGACCGTGGTTAAATAG